From a region of the Mycobacterium intracellulare ATCC 13950 genome:
- a CDS encoding amidohydrolase family protein: MSMIWTNSGDSHFLEPDDLWQSRLPKALAELTPHAEKDPDGEYETVSVDGQIFRRKLPSSAMEAFIEESMKPQGIRDAKARLADLDKEGVWGEVIFPSLGMWGSTFRTPELLKACMRASNEWALEEICAVSPRYVVTAQVSTLIVEDAIEELHWAAGKGFKAVFLPTTPHPSAPDWHRKEWEPFWAAAEEAGMVIAFHIGTDPVDMTVGGASGGAGMVYRGPGGAVMNYAETTFSGQRAAMKMVASGALDRHPDLRVLISEGGATWVPFLGDRMVEGYRQHHMAVRPKLNRSPKEILYSQVYASFQHDETAVAAYEHMGYKNVMFGSDYPHMEGTFGHTQDTLKGLFDGVSDETRLRITQGTFYELFPDVPPIPAEKF, translated from the coding sequence ATGAGCATGATCTGGACGAATTCGGGTGACTCCCACTTCCTGGAGCCCGACGACCTGTGGCAGTCCCGGTTGCCCAAGGCGCTCGCCGAGCTGACGCCGCACGCGGAGAAGGATCCCGACGGCGAGTACGAGACGGTCTCGGTCGACGGACAGATCTTCCGGCGCAAGCTGCCGTCCTCGGCGATGGAGGCCTTCATCGAGGAGAGCATGAAGCCGCAGGGCATCCGCGACGCGAAGGCGCGGTTGGCGGACTTGGACAAGGAGGGTGTCTGGGGTGAGGTGATCTTCCCGTCATTGGGCATGTGGGGATCGACTTTCCGCACCCCCGAACTGCTCAAGGCGTGCATGCGCGCCAGCAACGAATGGGCACTCGAGGAGATCTGCGCGGTGTCACCGCGCTATGTGGTGACCGCCCAGGTGTCGACACTGATCGTGGAGGACGCAATCGAGGAATTGCATTGGGCCGCAGGCAAAGGCTTCAAGGCCGTGTTCTTGCCGACCACTCCTCATCCGAGCGCTCCGGACTGGCACCGCAAGGAGTGGGAACCGTTCTGGGCGGCAGCCGAGGAAGCCGGCATGGTGATCGCGTTCCACATCGGCACCGATCCGGTCGACATGACGGTCGGTGGCGCGAGCGGCGGGGCGGGCATGGTGTACCGCGGGCCGGGCGGGGCCGTGATGAATTACGCCGAGACCACGTTCTCCGGTCAGCGGGCGGCGATGAAGATGGTCGCCTCCGGTGCCTTAGACCGCCACCCCGACCTCCGGGTGCTGATCTCCGAAGGTGGCGCCACCTGGGTGCCGTTCCTTGGCGACCGGATGGTCGAGGGCTATCGCCAGCACCATATGGCGGTGCGGCCCAAGCTGAATCGTAGTCCGAAGGAGATTCTCTACAGCCAGGTTTATGCGTCATTCCAGCACGACGAGACCGCCGTCGCCGCTTACGAGCACATGGGCTACAAGAACGTGATGTTCGGCAGCGACTACCCGCACATGGAAGGCACCTTCGGGCACACCCAGGACACCCTGAAGGGACTGTTCGACGGGGTCAGCGACGAGACCCGGCTGCGCATCACCCAGGGCACGTTCTATGAACTGTTCCCCGACGTGCCGCCCATCCCGGCCGAAAAGTTCTGA
- a CDS encoding TetR/AcrR family transcriptional regulator, which produces MAELRTESAAGARRRNASGESTRVMLMEVAERLFATRGIEAVTLREIQLAAGQSNTSVIRYHFGSREGLIRALISYRQASLGIDRQKMLASMREEGKEADPRAVVWLMVRPLANSIAAGEMFAPFLARLMEDPRARSDYWPDHVDDEWTQEKLEKLVDAALQDLPERIRRGRTFQLYISLINVLAASARVGHGLSEAQLHNYVDTWVGMLTAPVSYETRALIAERDDN; this is translated from the coding sequence ATGGCGGAGCTGCGAACTGAGTCGGCCGCGGGCGCGCGGAGGCGCAACGCGTCGGGTGAGTCGACCCGGGTGATGTTGATGGAGGTCGCCGAGCGGCTGTTCGCCACGCGCGGCATCGAGGCGGTGACGTTAAGGGAGATCCAACTAGCGGCCGGGCAGTCCAACACGTCGGTGATTCGCTATCACTTCGGCTCTCGCGAGGGTCTGATCCGCGCCCTAATCTCCTACCGCCAGGCGTCCCTCGGGATCGATCGCCAGAAGATGCTCGCGAGCATGCGCGAGGAAGGAAAAGAGGCGGACCCGCGCGCCGTGGTGTGGCTGATGGTGCGCCCACTGGCCAACAGCATCGCCGCGGGCGAGATGTTCGCGCCGTTCCTGGCCCGGCTCATGGAGGATCCGCGGGCCCGCAGCGACTACTGGCCGGACCACGTCGACGACGAATGGACACAGGAGAAGCTGGAGAAACTGGTAGACGCCGCGCTGCAGGACCTGCCTGAGCGGATCCGGCGCGGCCGTACGTTTCAGCTGTACATCAGTCTGATCAACGTGCTGGCCGCCTCCGCCCGCGTGGGGCATGGACTCAGCGAAGCGCAGCTGCACAATTACGTGGACACCTGGGTCGGAATGCTGACGGCGCCGGTGTCCTACGAGACCCGCGCGCTGATCGCTGAGCGCGACGATAACTGA